The Flavobacteriales bacterium genome includes a window with the following:
- a CDS encoding anthranilate synthase component I family protein: protein MLSFAPMRQMATYHISNIDSFKRQLSCWSAQFEQSAVFEGEASPNYGKYLKYDMLVGADSISQLYFEENSFSALSDFHKDKKDWIFGFLSYDLKNEIEDLKSENDDNLSFPIMHFFQPKWVFEIIQNEVIISFPEGVDRKEMQLLFKNITHFDMPVENKKSVSIKSKISKEQYFEGFEKLKEHIYRGDIYEVNYCQEYYAENVVLNPISVYHNLYDISKPPFAAFYRCKENYLMCASPERFLKKEGSKLISQPIKGTRKRSVVLEEDNRLKDELLNCPKEQSENVMIVDLVRNDLSKTALASSVKVEELFGIYSFPQVHQMISTIVSELDESIHWVDAIRHAFPMGSMTGAPKISAMQLIEKVEVFKRGLYSGAVGYVNPSGDFDFNVVIRSILYNSKKKYASMPVGSAITANANPKDEYEECELKVKAMMEVLDA, encoded by the coding sequence TTGCTTAGTTTTGCACCTATGCGTCAAATGGCTACTTATCATATTTCCAATATTGATTCTTTTAAAAGACAACTTTCTTGTTGGTCTGCTCAGTTTGAGCAATCGGCTGTTTTTGAAGGAGAAGCTAGTCCTAACTATGGCAAGTACTTGAAATATGATATGCTTGTCGGTGCAGATTCAATTTCACAACTGTATTTTGAAGAGAATAGTTTTTCGGCTTTGTCTGATTTTCATAAGGATAAAAAAGATTGGATTTTTGGTTTCTTATCATACGATTTGAAAAATGAAATTGAAGATCTAAAATCTGAGAATGATGATAATTTATCATTTCCCATCATGCATTTTTTTCAGCCTAAGTGGGTTTTTGAAATTATTCAAAATGAAGTTATTATTTCTTTTCCTGAGGGTGTTGACCGTAAAGAGATGCAACTTTTATTTAAAAACATTACTCATTTTGATATGCCTGTTGAAAATAAAAAGTCCGTATCTATAAAATCCAAGATTTCAAAAGAGCAGTATTTTGAAGGTTTCGAAAAGCTAAAAGAACATATTTACAGAGGTGATATATACGAAGTCAATTACTGCCAAGAATATTATGCAGAAAATGTAGTGCTAAATCCAATTTCGGTATATCATAATTTGTATGATATTTCGAAACCTCCATTTGCAGCTTTTTATCGTTGTAAAGAGAATTACCTCATGTGTGCAAGTCCAGAACGATTTCTTAAAAAAGAGGGCTCAAAATTAATTTCTCAACCTATTAAAGGGACTAGAAAGAGAAGTGTTGTATTAGAAGAGGATAATCGATTGAAAGATGAGTTATTAAATTGTCCAAAAGAGCAATCAGAAAATGTTATGATTGTTGATTTAGTGAGAAACGATTTATCAAAAACGGCATTGGCTTCTTCGGTAAAAGTAGAAGAGCTTTTTGGTATTTATTCCTTTCCTCAAGTTCATCAAATGATTTCAACCATAGTTTCTGAGTTGGATGAAAGTATACATTGGGTTGACGCTATTCGACATGCTTTTCCAATGGGCAGTATGACGGGTGCACCAAAAATTAGTGCTATGCAATTAATTGAAAAAGTTGAAGTCTTCAAAAGGGGCTTGTATTCAGGAGCTGTTGGTTATGTTAATCCATCAGGGGATTTCGATTTTAATGTAGTGATAAGAAGTATTCTTTATAATTCAAAAAAGAAATATGCGTCTATGCCTGTCGGTAGTGCAATTACGGCTAATGCAAATCCAAAAGATGAATATGAGGAGTGTGAGCTGAAAGTTAAAGCTATGATGGAGGTGCTAGATGCTTAA
- the tilS gene encoding tRNA lysidine(34) synthetase TilS, translating to MLNKLKAFIAKNELINDGEKLLLAVSGGKDSVLMAHLFAQLNYDFSIAHCNFKLRAQDSYLDEQFVKELGQQLKVPVYSKTFDTESYAKENKLSIQMAARDLRYSWFRTLCLDEGYDKILTAHHQDDAIETLIIKKSRKASVGALQGIPVRNTNIIRPMLCFGVKDIQQYLTRNSINFREDKSNFSTYYQRNSIRYNLLSETDKRNQYLDEIKDNEVKYQSLLEKYETFRTRHCKVVDGGILLTFDYLLDQDEKQEILYEYLKYYGPFAWKDVFRLLNSEVGKQVSNADYRIVRERKGLFLSKSPSKALQSVLVKSGDSSIESPIKIAFSIHKAIDFKMVKNSRCAVLDYGKLHFPLLVRHWQIGDSFTPLGMKGKKKVSDFMIDEKFSTYQKENTLVICSLDTIVCIVGHRINDEFKLVPETEKVYLVEPLKIEHGK from the coding sequence ATGCTTAATAAGTTAAAAGCATTCATCGCTAAAAATGAGTTAATAAATGATGGCGAAAAGTTGCTACTTGCAGTAAGTGGAGGTAAGGATAGTGTCTTAATGGCTCATCTATTTGCACAATTGAATTATGACTTTTCAATAGCGCATTGTAATTTTAAATTGAGGGCTCAGGATAGTTATCTTGACGAACAATTTGTAAAGGAATTAGGTCAACAATTAAAAGTTCCTGTTTATTCCAAAACATTTGATACAGAATCTTACGCAAAGGAAAATAAATTATCTATTCAAATGGCTGCTCGTGATCTTCGCTATTCGTGGTTTAGAACATTATGTCTAGATGAGGGTTATGATAAAATTCTAACAGCTCATCATCAAGACGATGCAATAGAAACCTTAATTATCAAAAAAAGTAGAAAAGCTAGTGTAGGTGCTCTTCAAGGTATACCAGTCAGAAATACTAATATTATTAGACCAATGCTTTGCTTTGGAGTGAAGGATATACAACAATACTTGACACGCAACTCAATTAATTTTAGAGAAGACAAATCCAATTTTTCAACTTATTACCAAAGAAATAGCATTCGTTATAATTTGTTGTCTGAAACAGATAAAAGAAATCAATACCTAGATGAAATTAAAGATAACGAGGTGAAGTACCAAAGCCTTCTTGAAAAATATGAAACATTTAGGACTAGACATTGTAAAGTTGTAGATGGTGGTATTTTACTAACTTTTGATTATTTATTAGATCAGGACGAGAAACAAGAGATACTTTATGAATACTTGAAGTATTATGGGCCGTTTGCTTGGAAAGATGTTTTTAGGCTTTTAAATAGTGAAGTTGGCAAACAGGTTTCAAATGCTGATTACAGAATAGTTAGAGAGAGGAAGGGGCTATTCCTTTCCAAAAGCCCATCAAAGGCTCTGCAAAGTGTTTTAGTTAAAAGTGGCGATTCCTCAATTGAAAGCCCTATTAAAATAGCTTTTAGTATACATAAGGCTATTGATTTTAAAATGGTTAAAAACAGTCGTTGTGCCGTTTTGGATTACGGTAAACTCCATTTTCCGTTATTGGTTAGACATTGGCAAATAGGAGATAGTTTTACCCCTTTAGGAATGAAAGGAAAGAAGAAAGTCAGTGACTTTATGATTGATGAAAAGTTTTCTACATATCAAAAAGAAAATACTTTGGTAATTTGTTCGTTAGATACCATAGTTTGCATAGTAGGTCATCGAATAAATGATGAATTCAAACTTGTGCCAGAAACAGAAAAAGTATATCTTGTCGAACCTTTGAAAATTGAACATGGAAAGTGA
- the lnt gene encoding apolipoprotein N-acyltransferase, whose protein sequence is MISWPPSGFPFLIFGAFVPLFFVLEGLSKKRSAFTYSFFVFVIWNVFTTYWIYNASLFGAVAAILVNSFLMACVIFLFVWLKSKFNDRRAWWALLSFWLSFEYLHLNWDLSWPWLTLGNVFAHYPKYIQWYEFTGVLGGSLWIVLANILLFHSFKNKKKYTLPSLVIIIPILISFCVQFEDDGKDVEVVVVQPNIDPYQEKFDGLTSMEQLDIFIELAETKLDSNTNYLIGPETAIIDGLWENKIDNAAEISRLKGLIDKYPDLNIILGAVTYKAYAEFDEVPHTARKFTGLDAYYDVYNSAIQVNKSAISIYHKSKLVQGVEFTPFPSILEKLEFLTIDLGGITGSLGTQDFREVFPSNSAQIAPIICYESVFGEYTTNYARNGADIFAIITNDGWWKDTPGYKQHLNYASLRAIECRRAIARSANTGISAFIDSRGNINRKTNWDEEVVIKDIIKTNTVQTFYISFGDYIGRLSAFIAVMFLCFAVAKRNS, encoded by the coding sequence GTGATTTCATGGCCGCCGTCTGGCTTCCCATTTCTTATTTTTGGGGCATTTGTACCCCTGTTTTTTGTCTTAGAGGGATTGAGTAAAAAAAGAAGTGCTTTCACCTATTCTTTTTTTGTGTTCGTTATATGGAATGTATTCACTACTTATTGGATTTACAACGCTAGTTTGTTCGGCGCTGTAGCAGCAATTTTGGTAAATAGCTTTCTTATGGCATGTGTGATTTTTTTATTCGTATGGTTAAAATCCAAATTTAATGACAGACGAGCATGGTGGGCACTTTTAAGCTTTTGGTTAAGTTTTGAGTATTTACATCTAAATTGGGATTTGTCTTGGCCATGGCTTACACTAGGCAATGTTTTTGCTCACTATCCAAAATATATACAGTGGTATGAGTTTACGGGGGTTTTAGGTGGTAGCTTATGGATAGTTTTAGCCAATATTCTTTTGTTTCATTCCTTTAAAAACAAAAAGAAGTATACATTACCATCATTAGTAATAATTATACCCATTTTGATTTCTTTTTGTGTGCAGTTTGAAGATGATGGAAAAGATGTTGAAGTCGTTGTAGTTCAACCTAATATCGATCCATATCAAGAGAAATTTGATGGATTGACTTCAATGGAGCAACTGGATATATTTATTGAATTGGCTGAAACTAAATTAGATTCAAATACTAATTATTTGATTGGCCCAGAAACAGCTATTATCGATGGTTTGTGGGAAAACAAGATTGATAATGCAGCAGAAATAAGTCGCTTAAAGGGTTTAATTGATAAATACCCAGACTTAAATATTATTTTAGGTGCTGTAACATACAAAGCCTATGCAGAGTTTGATGAAGTGCCTCACACTGCTAGAAAATTTACGGGTTTAGATGCCTATTATGATGTTTATAATTCTGCAATTCAAGTTAATAAGTCTGCTATTTCAATTTATCATAAATCAAAGCTTGTTCAAGGGGTTGAGTTCACGCCCTTTCCTTCAATATTAGAAAAGTTAGAGTTTCTGACAATTGATTTAGGAGGTATTACAGGTAGTTTGGGAACTCAGGATTTCAGAGAAGTATTTCCTTCCAATTCAGCTCAAATAGCACCAATCATATGTTACGAATCAGTTTTTGGTGAGTACACAACAAATTATGCTAGAAATGGAGCTGATATATTTGCTATTATAACTAATGACGGATGGTGGAAAGATACGCCAGGGTACAAACAACATTTAAATTATGCTAGTTTAAGAGCTATAGAGTGCAGAAGAGCAATTGCACGTTCTGCCAATACAGGAATTTCTGCATTTATTGATAGCCGTGGTAATATAAATCGAAAAACTAATTGGGATGAAGAAGTCGTGATTAAAGACATAATAAAGACTAATACAGTCCAAACATTTTATATCAGTTTTGGAGATTATATTGGCCGACTATCTGCTTTTATTGCAGTTATGTTCTTGTGTTTCGCAGTAGCTAAAAGAAACTCATAA